CTTGCAAGCGCTCGGCCATCTGCCACTCATGGAGCGTCAGTTCCGGCATTCCCGTCGTTGCAAAGGCTTTAACCTCAATGAAGCGGGTCTCAGAATCAGAGCGGGAGATGAGGTCGTAACCGAGAAACTGTTGGCTGACGTCTTCAGGTTGCCGACCTTGGGAACGCTCGTGATCCATCGCTATCTTTATCCCAGCCTCTTCAACGCGCCGCTTCATCTCTTCCTCGTCACCGGTAGACGGTGGAACAACAAGGGTTTTAGGCACGATGAGAGCGATGGCTTCCAGCTGTGGTTCCATCGGTGTCAGCTGTCTTTCCCGCTCCAGTGCATTCAGCCGTTCCTCGTATTCTCGGATGAGCGTTTTAAGGTTCTCCTCTTCCTGCTGGATAGCCAACCTCATGTCTTCGCCGGAAGCACGACGGTGGTAGTCAAAGAGCTTCTCCTGCGATTCCTTTACGAGGGCGTCGTAGGACATTTTTAGCCATTGCTTCTTAATGGTGTATTCCCTTTCACGACGCTCTTGGGCCTCCGCCAGGAAGGTTTGCAATCGGTTCAGCGAGAAGGAACGAGTAGATTCGTAGGCATTGGGTAGGGAGGTAAGGAAATCATCGGGAATGGAAGCGTCGCCAGGAAAAGGTTGCAACTCCCAGAGCATTCGCGGGTCTACTTCCCGGACTTCACCTGTCTGGCGATCGTGAAAGAGGGTGAGGAGGCGTTCCAGGACAGGGCGTTGGGCACCATCTTGAATTTGTACCCGGTAGAGCCAGAGTGTTCCATTCCGTCCTTTTTCGTCCATCAAAATCGTGCGAACGGGGCGGTTTTTGTTCAGGCAGTGGTCAATCAGGGCTTCCAGCAAGGGATGGCCTGGAGCAAAAAATTCGGCATTCTCCCTACGAGCAATTTCCCGTTCAAAGGCGACCCGTATCCCTCGAACAAAAGCTTCGTCTTGGAGTCCGTGTTGCCTAAGGAACTCGCGAGGGACGCTGATGCGGAAGACTTTGGGGTGACGACGGTCTTGGGTTATCTGGCCACCAACGGTTTGAACGGCAAGACGAGTGAACCGCTCCACATCCCAGGGTACCAGCCGCCAGAGGAGCGAATCGGTATTTCCCCTTTGGACGACGGAAAGGTCAATGTGGTGGCTGGCAAGAGCATTTTCTTGCAATATGCGCTGGAACTCTTCAACACGCCGGCTGATGTCCACCTCCAGCACCTGTTCTAACTCTGGGGCATTGCCTTTCAGAATGGCCTGCATAATCAGGTCTTCCAAACGGACACCTTCCAGCAGAGTGCCGATGACGTCATAAACAGTGTCGCCAAGCCGCTGGCGCATGAGCTCCAGTTTCTCCATCAAACGCTCTAACACTTTTCCTTCACGGGTGTCGGGATGGAGTAAGTTGAAGATGAAGCAATCACGCTGTTGCCCGTATCGGTGAATTCGTCCCATGCGTTGCTCTAAGCGGTTGGGGTTCCAGGGTAAGTCGTAGTTAACCATCAATCGGCAGAACTGCAAGTTGATGCCTTCGCCCGCGGCATCGGTAGCGACCATGACCTGCACTTCGTCGCGGAAACGCCTTTCTTCCGCGACGCGAGCTTGGAGGTTCATTTGCCCATGAACAACGGCACAAGGAAAACCCCATTCTCGAAACCGTCTCTCCAGAGCGGTGAGGGTGTCCTTGAACTCAGTGAAAACGAGCAATTTCTCGTCAGGGTGGCGGCGTAGGCGTTCCTCGGCAACGCGGCGTAGCTCTTGTATCTTTGCCTCCTCACCTGCTCTCTCTGCTTCCAGGGCCAGCCGGATCAGCCCGTCCAGCTCTTTCAGTTCTTCTTGGAGTTCCTCAAGAGTTCGGGCAGCAGTGAGCCCTTCCAGTCGCTCTTGAAAGTTCTCCCACTCTTGTGCCGTCATCTCTGCCAGATCCTGAATGGCATCCTCATCCCATTCAGGCAGGTCTTCCTCCTGTTGTCGCCGTTCCCATTCGTGCAGGAGTGATTGCAGTTTGCTTTTTCGCCGGCGCAAGGATTCACGAACGGCATAGAGGCTGGACGAGAGACGGCGCTGCAGGACGGTCAGTGCTAAAGCTACATTACGGCTGCGTCGGTCTTTCTTGTCGGCAACGTTTGCATACCACTGTCGGACATAGTTGGTAACGGCATCGTAGAGGAGCTTCTCTGCTTCGGTGAGTTGCACACCGAGGGTTTGCACCGTTCGCTTCCGAAACAGTTTTCTTCCTTGGAGGTCAACAACTTGCTCTTTGGTGCGGCGGAGCACGAAAGGCAACCCTTCTGAGCGAGCCACCGCCTTTAGTTGCGTTGGATTTGCAAAGAGACGGGGTTCTAAAAGACTCAGCAACAGGAAATAGGCGTCATCATCGCCTTTATGAGGCGTAGCAGTCAGGAAGAGCAAGTGAGTCGTTTTCGAAGCAATTGCTTCACCCAGTTGATAGCGTTTGGTCTTATTGACTTTTTGCCCATAGCGAGTTGCCGAAAGTTTATGGGCCTCGTCCACTATAACCAAGTCCCACCACTGACGAGCGAGGAGTTCCCGCACTTCTTCTTTACGGGCGAAGTCCATGGATACCAGGACTTGTGGGTTACGCTCAAAAAAGTCGGCAGCATAAAGGCTACTGAGCAGTTCCCGTCGGAGGATGACGAAATCCTCTCGGAACCAGTCTTGCATTTCCCGCTGCCACTGATCCTGCAAGTGGGCGGGAACGATGAGCAATACCCGCCTCAGCAACCCCCGCGCTTTCAGTTCCTTCATTACCAACCCTGCCATAATGGTTTTACCCAAGCCTGGGTCATCTGCCAGAAGAAAGCGAATACGGGGCATCGGCAAGATATGCTGGTAGACAGCATCCACTTGGTGGGGCAGAAGGTCCACCTGCGTGACGCTGATAGCGTAATGAGGGTCAAAGGCATAGGCAAGGCGCATCCGAAAGGCCTCCAGGAAGAGGAGGAAGATGTCTCGTATCAAGGCATTTTCTTGAAAACCCTCCCAAGGACCTGGTAACTTTTGAACCCTTTGCGTTAGTTCATTAACCCCCAGTACCAACCGCTGCGCTCTCTGGGATGGGTAAAGAATGATACCCAATATGACTTGATTATCCATCTGCTGAATCAGGAAAACCTCCGCCTCCTCCTCGAACGGGACGATACGGATGCGGTCACCCGGCTTGAGTGGCAACATCATCTCATCCCCTTTCATGCTTTCTCGGTTTGTTTTCCAGATGACTGCCACGGGATTCCCCTGCTTGAATACCTTGCCTAAGGAACGACGCACCAGGTGTAAGTCTCATCGTTGATCCGGGTGAAGACAGAGTCGACCCGTGCAAGAGTTCCCGGCACAAAAACAGGCGGTTACACAGGTAAGTGAGGTAGGAGTGGATGCCAGTTTTCCAAATCCAAGTGTCACAGTAAACCTTGATTTGCTCGGGCTCGTGAGTGAGACCTTCGTCTGTGTCTTTGATGTCCTGGCAATCAGCACAGGGCTTGAAGTTTGAAGCCATCCGCACCTTGCCCTTCAGAAAAAGGGATTCGTCGCACACGGAGACAATTGACTCAGCCCACATTGTGCCAGTAAAGAAAGAGATTGCATCACCTCGGTTGCGAACCAGAGACGAGGCTAAGGATGGCCTTGGTAGAGTTGCATCTACCAGGGGATTACTCTTTTGGTAAGCATCGACCTGTTGGGAGCCAGAAGCGCTACCGTCCTGGGGATTTCCCTCCTTCACGGCACCTGTAACCCTCCTCAGCTGGCTACTCCCAGGAGCTGTTACGTTTTTGACGGAGCTTTTCCATAATTGTACCAGAAAAGGCTGGTGAGGTATTTTTGTCTCCTTTCTCTGGAGAGAGCCCTTTTGCAGGAGACTCGCGCTAACATCCCGTGCACGTGGTGAGCATAATCGTAAATTCATCCACTGGGTAAGGAGAGAACGTTTGCGTTTCAGACACGCCGATCCCCCTGGATTCACCTGGTCCCTTTAGACCCTTTTGCATCATTTGTGCACCTTTCTTGCGTCCTTTGTTTCTTTGCTGCGGCGTGGCGATTCCTGGTGTTTTGTGCCGATCCGCTGCAGAATACCTTCGGTTACCAATTCTCCAAACTCCGGAGTGGCCGTTCGTTCCTTTACGCCACAAGGTCCTGGTATTCCCTGTTGCCGGTACTTTCATGCTCTTTTCACATGCATCATGGCCTTTATCTACTGCTCGTTCAGTGCTATTTTGTGCAATCGTTCTGATGTACATGGGTTTTTCAGAAAAGTAACGAGCAAGCCCTCTCTTGGTGGGTGAACTCTGACCCTGGAGGCCTTGTTTCCAGCGAGGAACCCGCGATGCACGTGGTACCAGTTTCCCAGCGCTCAATGATACCGGCGGGGTAAGAGGCCTGAGCAATGAGCAGATTGCGCGGGACCGACGAACGTAGGTCATAGAGTGCATTTGACATAAGCGAGGGAGGTAGTATGCTTGGGTATATGCCGTGCTATAATGGATGAAAGTGGGTTCAGAGTTGCGTTCTTTATCAGGGAAATCTTCGTTTTGATAGGGAACCCGAGGAACTGTGCCTGAAGCTTAAAAACCGAATGATGTTCGTCCGGTAGGGACCACAAGCGGTCAAAGTTATGGGATTATCAAAACCGGCGAAATCCAACCCGAGCCCGAGAGGAAGGGATCTTGGCGGTTCGAGTCTGTAAGAGCTGGTCGTATCGGATGGGCACTGGAAGTTGGCAACGGGCCAGGGTTGTATCCTTCGCGATCTGGCATATATAAAGTCCCCCGGTAGCCATCAGGGAAGGAGGGGAGATTGGTGCAGAGGTACCCATTCGGCCAGCTCGGCGGAGAGCGCGATTCTTATAAACCGGAGAAGGGTCACATCCCCCTGCGAGGCCTGGAGAAAATCGCGGACATCGGCCCCGGCACCCACCTTTGCCTCCTCTACCGAGACGAAGAGGAACGCCGGGCTGTGCTCACGGAATACGTCTGCCAGGGGTTTGAGACCGGTGAGCGTGTGATGTGCATCGTGGATGCCTCAAGCGCCCACCAGATTCGAGAGTACCTTCGCGGGGTAGGGCTCGATCCTCAGGAAGCCGAGCACCGTGGCCAGCTCCGGTTCCTCACCCCCGACGAAGCCTACCTACGTGAGGGAACTTTTGATCCCCGGGGGATGATTGCCCTCCTCAGGGAGGAGACGCAAGAAGCACTTACTGCCGGGTTCACTGGGCTTCGTGTCACGGGTGAAATGGGCTGGGCCCTGCAGGGCCTCCACGGCTCGGAGCGCCTAATTGAGTACGAGGCCCTCCTGAACGAGTTCTTCCCTGGTTCGGCCTGCACCGGGCTTTGTCAGTATGACGTCCACCGGTTCCCACCCAAAATCCTCCTTGATGTCCTCCGCACCCACCCTGTGGTCGCAGTGGGGACCCATTTCCACGAGAACCCGTTCTACATCCCGCCTGGGGAGTTCCTCCACGGAGCCACGGACGAGGCCATCCTCGCCCGTCAGCTTGGGATCCTCGAAGAGCGCTTGGCTCTGCTCAATTCAATTCGGGAACAAACCAAGGCTCTAACGGAACGGGTGAAAGAACTCTCCTGCATTAGCCGACTGCGGGAGCTGGCGATGCGCGAGGACCTCTCGGTCCCGGAGATCCTCGAAGCTTCCCTTCCCATCATTCGCTCGGGCTGGCGTTGGCCGGACCTGATCCAGGTGCGAATTGAGTTCGAGGGAAAGGTTTTTGCCTCGGCGGGTTTCACCGAGAGCCCCTGGCGGAAGACTGCACCGCTTCGACGAGGAGGGGCGGAGGTTGGAAAAGTAGAGGTGGTCTACCCCGACCCGCCTCCGGAACGAGAGCCGTTCCTTCCCGAGGAGGAAGAGCTTCTTACGAACATCGTGTATCATCTGAACCAGCTTATCGAACAGCGGCATGACCGGGACCGGCTGCGCTACCTCAACTCCATTCTCCGGGCAATCCGCAATGTGAACCAGCTCCTTGTCCGGGAGAAAGATCGCGACCGGCTGCTTCAGGAGATTTGCAAAGTTCTTGTGAGCACCCGGGGGTACTTCAGTGCCTGGATCGTGCTGTGGGGTGGGGATGGTAACTTCGTTGCCACCGCTGAAGCTGGCCTGGAACAGGATTTTCTTCCCCTGCTTGAGCAGCTACAGCAAGGGAAGAGGCCCCGCTGTGCTGAGATGGCCCTTGAAGGGGTGGAACCTGTTCTCATCGAGAACACCCTTTCCACCTGTGGTGGTTGCCCCTTAGCCTTGTGGTATGGTGGGAAGAAAGCCATGGCCGTGGGGCTGAGGCATGGTGAGAAGGTCTATGGACTTCTGACTGTTTCTATCCCTGAGGGTGTAACCGTGGGCGAGGAGGAACGGAGCCTGCTCAAGGAGGTGGCCGGGGACATTGCCTTCGCCCTCTGGGCCCTGGATTTGGAGGAGGAGCGCAGGAGGTCGGAGGAGGCCTACCGTTCCCTGGTCGAACATTCACTCCAGGGCCTGGCCATCCTCCAGGATGGGCGGGTGGTGTTTGCCAATTCCGCCCTCGCTGAGCTCAGTGGATACACTGTTGAGGAACTGCTGGCGCTGTCGCCAGAGGAGGTTCAGGCCGTCGTTCATCCTGATGATCGGGAGAGGGTACTGCAAAGGATGAACGACCGTCTTGCAGGAAAGGAAGTCCCTCCGCGGCAGGAATTTCGCTTCTTCCACAAGGACGGTACGGTACGCTGGGTGGAGACTCTTGCCAGCCGCGTGGAGTACCGGGGACGGCCAGCCATTCAGGTGGCTTACGTCGACGTCACCGAACGTAAGCGTGTGGAGGAGGAGCTGCGGAAGAGCGAAGAATGGCATCGACTGCTCCTCAGCTCGATAACCGATGGGTGCTGGGTTCTCGATAGGGAATGGCGCTATAAGCTCGTCAACGAGGCTGGGGCTCGCCTTGTGAACATGACGCCCGACCAGTTATTGGGACGCAAGTTGACCGAATTGTTCCCCGGCGTGGAAAAAACAGAGTTCTTTGCTGCATACAGCCGGTCGATGTGGGAGAGAACGACGGAGCACGTCACTGCCCCCTTCACTCATCCCGATGGTAGAACGGGTTTTTACGAAGTTGACGTGTATCCCGCTCCTGACGGAATTCTGTGTATCGGACGGGACGTTACCGAGCGCAAGCGGGTAGAGGAAAGGCGGGCTCGGCTTGTGCAGCGTCTGAGCATCCTCCACCAGGTGGCCCAGGAAGTGCTTCAGGAGTTGGTGGAGCCAGAGCGGGTCTATGAGGCAGTGCACCGGGCCGTGGCCGAGCTCATGCCTGCCGAGGCCTTCGTCATTGCCCTTCGCACCGGGGAACGGGAAGCTGAGGCCGTGTACCTGGTAGACGAAGGCGGACACCACCCTCCTGAGTCCATACCCTACGGTGAAGGCCTTACGTGGTACGTTCTCTCCACTGGACGCAAGGTGTTTGTTTTGGACGCAGCTGAAGGCATCCCGTTCAGGGAACGCCGGTTTGGCAGTAAAGAGAGGAGCGTGCGCTCCATCCTGGCCGTACCGCTCCGGGTGAGGGAGAGGGTGATCGGCATGCTGTCCACCCAGAGCTACGGTCCGGGCGCTTTCACCGAAGAGGACCTGCAAACCCTGGAGATGCTTGGTGCTTATGTGGGTGTAGCCTTGGAGAACGCTCGGTTATTTTCCGCCCTGCGGGAAAGTGAGGCCCGTTTCCGCAGGCTCGCGGAAAACGCCCCAGACCTCATCTACCGCTATCGCCTGAGGCCCGAGCCCGGCTTTGAGTACGTGAATCCCGCCTCAACCCGTATTGTGGGTTACACTCCCGAGGAACACTATGCCGATTCCGAGCTCGGGATGAAGATCGTTCATCCCGAGGACCGCCCGGTTCTTGAAGCCCTGCGCCAAGGGGGAGAGTTTTTCTACAGGCCCCTGCAATTCCGCTGGATTCACAAGGATGGCCACATTGTCTGGGCGGAGCAGATCAACATCCCTGTGTACGACGAGAAGGGCGAACTCGTGGCCATTGAGGGGATCGCTCGCGATATCACCGAAAGGAAGAAGGCTGAAGAGGAGCGACTCCGCTGGGCTCACGCCGTGGAGGAGGTACTTTATCAGCTGGTGAACGTCCTTTCCTCGGCCATAGAGCTGCGCGATCCCTACACGGCTGGGCACCAGCGCCGTGTGGCGGAGCTTGCCTGTGCCATTGCCAAAGAACTTAGGCTTTCTGAGGAGCAGATGCGGGGCCTGCGCGTAGCCGCCCTCCTTCACGACGTGGGTAAGATCCTGTACGTCCCCATCGAAATTCTGAGCAAGCCCGCCAGGCTCACGGAGCTCGAGATGGCCCTCATTCGTGAACACTCCAGGGTCGGGTACGACATCCTGAGGAAAGTGGATTTCCCCTGGCCAGTGGCAGAGATCGTGTACCAACACCACGAGCGCCTTAACGGTTCAGGTTACCCACGAGGGCTTCGAGGTGACGAAATCCTCCTTGAGGCCAGGATTTTGGCTGTGGCTGATGTAGTGGAGGCCATGAGTTCCCATCGGCCTTATCGGCCAGCCCATCCTCTGGAAAAGGCCCTGGCAGAAATCCGGGAGAACGCGGGCAAACTCTACGATCCCGCGGTGGTCGAGGCTTGCCTACGCGTTTTTCAGCGGGACTTTAAGTTCTCCCCAAGCGCATAGGTCATTTCTCGTCAGTGGCAGGTTTGATGCGCACCACAGTGGAGGCACAACCACCCAGGGCTTTCTCATGGCTTGCCGTCCTGGTTTTTACCGTGTTGTGACCGATGAAGTTGTGTTCTGCCTTGGGCTATGAGGAGTTTTCCGCACCTACACGAGATTCTTATGGTAAAGCGTAGCTGTGTTCGTGAGTGGGGCCGATACTTGGGTAGAGCTTTTGAACCCAGGCTCAGAACGGCAGGCCGGACAGGAAGGGAGAGTGATAAAAAACCCGCTGTGATACGGCAGAGAATTACTAGTGTTCTGCTTTTGCCTTAAATTGCTCCCATCCATCGGGAGGTTTTGTTGTTTCTTGAAAGTGACACATAGGGTT
This region of Candidatus Caldatribacterium sp. genomic DNA includes:
- a CDS encoding PAS domain S-box protein, with amino-acid sequence MQRYPFGQLGGERDSYKPEKGHIPLRGLEKIADIGPGTHLCLLYRDEEERRAVLTEYVCQGFETGERVMCIVDASSAHQIREYLRGVGLDPQEAEHRGQLRFLTPDEAYLREGTFDPRGMIALLREETQEALTAGFTGLRVTGEMGWALQGLHGSERLIEYEALLNEFFPGSACTGLCQYDVHRFPPKILLDVLRTHPVVAVGTHFHENPFYIPPGEFLHGATDEAILARQLGILEERLALLNSIREQTKALTERVKELSCISRLRELAMREDLSVPEILEASLPIIRSGWRWPDLIQVRIEFEGKVFASAGFTESPWRKTAPLRRGGAEVGKVEVVYPDPPPEREPFLPEEEELLTNIVYHLNQLIEQRHDRDRLRYLNSILRAIRNVNQLLVREKDRDRLLQEICKVLVSTRGYFSAWIVLWGGDGNFVATAEAGLEQDFLPLLEQLQQGKRPRCAEMALEGVEPVLIENTLSTCGGCPLALWYGGKKAMAVGLRHGEKVYGLLTVSIPEGVTVGEEERSLLKEVAGDIAFALWALDLEEERRRSEEAYRSLVEHSLQGLAILQDGRVVFANSALAELSGYTVEELLALSPEEVQAVVHPDDRERVLQRMNDRLAGKEVPPRQEFRFFHKDGTVRWVETLASRVEYRGRPAIQVAYVDVTERKRVEEELRKSEEWHRLLLSSITDGCWVLDREWRYKLVNEAGARLVNMTPDQLLGRKLTELFPGVEKTEFFAAYSRSMWERTTEHVTAPFTHPDGRTGFYEVDVYPAPDGILCIGRDVTERKRVEERRARLVQRLSILHQVAQEVLQELVEPERVYEAVHRAVAELMPAEAFVIALRTGEREAEAVYLVDEGGHHPPESIPYGEGLTWYVLSTGRKVFVLDAAEGIPFRERRFGSKERSVRSILAVPLRVRERVIGMLSTQSYGPGAFTEEDLQTLEMLGAYVGVALENARLFSALRESEARFRRLAENAPDLIYRYRLRPEPGFEYVNPASTRIVGYTPEEHYADSELGMKIVHPEDRPVLEALRQGGEFFYRPLQFRWIHKDGHIVWAEQINIPVYDEKGELVAIEGIARDITERKKAEEERLRWAHAVEEVLYQLVNVLSSAIELRDPYTAGHQRRVAELACAIAKELRLSEEQMRGLRVAALLHDVGKILYVPIEILSKPARLTELEMALIREHSRVGYDILRKVDFPWPVAEIVYQHHERLNGSGYPRGLRGDEILLEARILAVADVVEAMSSHRPYRPAHPLEKALAEIRENAGKLYDPAVVEACLRVFQRDFKFSPSA
- a CDS encoding DEAD/DEAH box helicase family protein, with the translated sequence MAVIWKTNRESMKGDEMMLPLKPGDRIRIVPFEEEAEVFLIQQMDNQVILGIILYPSQRAQRLVLGVNELTQRVQKLPGPWEGFQENALIRDIFLLFLEAFRMRLAYAFDPHYAISVTQVDLLPHQVDAVYQHILPMPRIRFLLADDPGLGKTIMAGLVMKELKARGLLRRVLLIVPAHLQDQWQREMQDWFREDFVILRRELLSSLYAADFFERNPQVLVSMDFARKEEVRELLARQWWDLVIVDEAHKLSATRYGQKVNKTKRYQLGEAIASKTTHLLFLTATPHKGDDDAYFLLLSLLEPRLFANPTQLKAVARSEGLPFVLRRTKEQVVDLQGRKLFRKRTVQTLGVQLTEAEKLLYDAVTNYVRQWYANVADKKDRRSRNVALALTVLQRRLSSSLYAVRESLRRRKSKLQSLLHEWERRQQEEDLPEWDEDAIQDLAEMTAQEWENFQERLEGLTAARTLEELQEELKELDGLIRLALEAERAGEEAKIQELRRVAEERLRRHPDEKLLVFTEFKDTLTALERRFREWGFPCAVVHGQMNLQARVAEERRFRDEVQVMVATDAAGEGINLQFCRLMVNYDLPWNPNRLEQRMGRIHRYGQQRDCFIFNLLHPDTREGKVLERLMEKLELMRQRLGDTVYDVIGTLLEGVRLEDLIMQAILKGNAPELEQVLEVDISRRVEEFQRILQENALASHHIDLSVVQRGNTDSLLWRLVPWDVERFTRLAVQTVGGQITQDRRHPKVFRISVPREFLRQHGLQDEAFVRGIRVAFEREIARRENAEFFAPGHPLLEALIDHCLNKNRPVRTILMDEKGRNGTLWLYRVQIQDGAQRPVLERLLTLFHDRQTGEVREVDPRMLWELQPFPGDASIPDDFLTSLPNAYESTRSFSLNRLQTFLAEAQERREREYTIKKQWLKMSYDALVKESQEKLFDYHRRASGEDMRLAIQQEEENLKTLIREYEERLNALERERQLTPMEPQLEAIALIVPKTLVVPPSTGDEEEMKRRVEEAGIKIAMDHERSQGRQPEDVSQQFLGYDLISRSDSETRFIEVKAFATTGMPELTLHEWQMAERLQ